One genomic window of Glycine max cultivar Williams 82 chromosome 16, Glycine_max_v4.0, whole genome shotgun sequence includes the following:
- the LOC100804261 gene encoding cytochrome b561 and DOMON domain-containing protein At3g07570 codes for MAVSACPVPAGNANCQELLYAKASSDVWSFIFSIPLDKKAYAAIGFSKDGNMVGSSAIVGWMPSAGAGGMKLYYLGGKSQDEVVHDKGDLYIMNASFVPASAKLGYFIFQLKTTQPSSNLIFAIGPNGQFPDYPNYALPQHIDQTSITIDYSKGSTSGNSNLNLLRSHGVLNIMGWSILMIIGSIIARYFKQWDPTWFYFHASIQAFSFVAGVIGIICGLVLSKKLNTKVTHHKNIGIVIIILGFLQVLAVVFRPGKESKIRKYWNWYHHNVGRILIIFAVLNTFYGLHLGGEGSKWFLAYGVIIAVLVIIVVILEIRMRIIARRETPSKDNSSYPQAVELPY; via the exons ATGGCTGTGTCTGCATGTCCTGTTCCAGCCGGCAATGCCAATTGTCAAGAACTGCTC TATGCTAAGGCTTCATCAGATGTGTGGAGCTTCATATTCTCAATCCCATTAGACAAAAAAGCTTATGCGGCCATAGGGTTCTCAAAAGATGGGAACATGGTGGGTTCTAGTGCAATTGTGGGGTGGATGCCATCTGCAGGAGCTGGGGGTATGAAATTGTACTATCTAGGTGGAAAATCACAAGATGAGGTAGTTCATGACAAAGGTGATCTTTATATTATGAACGCATCCTTTGTTCCAGCAAGTGCTAAGCTAGGCTACTTCATCTTCCAATTGAAAACCACCCAACCTTCTTCGAATCTCATATTTGCCATTGGACCCAATGGTCAATTTCCAGATTATCCAAACTATGCCTTGCCCCAACATATCGATCAGACATCCATTACCATAGATTATTCAAAAG GTTCTACGAGTGGAAATTCTAACCTAAATCTTCTTAGAAGTCATGGAGTTCTGAACATCATGGGATGGAGCATTCTAATGATAATAGGATCCATAATTGCTCGCTACTTCAAGCAATGGGATCCCACTTGGTTTTATTTCCATGCTTCCATTCAAGCATTTAGCTTTGTGGCCGGCGTAATTGGAATTATATGTGGATTGGTCTTATCTAAGAAACTCAACACTAAAGTGACTCATCACAAAAATATAGGAATCGTCATTATCATCCTTGGATTCCTACAG GTATTAGCCGTTGTATTTCGACCAGGAAAGGAATCGAAGATACGAAAGTATTGGAATTGGTACCATCATAACGTGGGGAGGATTTTGATTATCTTTGCTGTGCTTAACACCTTTTATGGACTCCATTTAGGAGGGGAAGGATCTAAGTGGTTTCTTGCTTATGGAGTCATTATTGCTGTCTTAGTTATTATCGTTGTCATTTTGGAGATAAGAATGCGTATCATTGCAAGAAGAGAGACTCCCTCCAAAGATAACTCATCATATCCTCAAGCCGTGGAGTTACCTTATTAA